The DNA window TCCGCGATCGCAAACATACCGCGCTGATCGCCCAGTACGACACCGATCAAGCGAATCCTGGCCGCCAAGCCGAGCGAAGCTCGAACCGGGGCGCCGGCTGGCCCTCGCCTATCAGAGTTTGTGAGGTCGCCCTGAGGAGCGGCGGGGAGAAGGAAAAGGCCGCTGGAACGCACATCCTCCGCTGCTTGGGTCGGTGAATAGGAGGCGCGCAGCCGAGAGCCAGTCGCTCGGTCGTTGCCGGAACCAACCGGATGGGTAGGGATCACATACAAGGCCTCGGCGACGAAGGCATTGATGGAGTGCGCGATCAAGAGCCCGCACACGACCAGACAGAGGAATAGGCCGATACGGCGCACTCGTTGTGGAGGAATTGCTGCCACGAATTGCCCTCAGTTCTATCTGACTCCATCGTACATGGCTCCTATCGTTGGTCGCAAGAATCTTTCATCAACGATCTTTTTGCGTGGATGAGTGGACAAACGGACTGAAGCACGCAATAATCCGTTCCGCTTCAGGGAGGATTTCTGCGTGAAGAAAGCACTAATTACCGGGATTACCGGCCAAGATGGATCTTATCTATCGGAATTTCTGCTCGGTAGAGGCTACGAAGTCTATGGCATTGTGCGCCGTTCCAGTTCGTTCAACACAGGTCGTATCGATCCGATCTATGAAGATCCGCATGTGCCCCATCGGCGACTTCACTTGATCTACGGTGATCTGAACGACGCCAGTTCTCTGAATCGGATTTTGCGCACCGTCCAGCCCGATGAGATCTATAATCTTGGCGCTCAGAGTCATGTCCGCGTGAGCTTCGATATTCCTGAATATACCGGCGAGATCACAGGGTTAGGCACCATTCGGTTGCTTGAGGCCATACGAGAATCGGGGCTCAAGCCGAAGTTTTATCAGGCGTCGTCCAGCGAAATGTTCGGCAAGGTGCTGGAGGTGCCACAGAGGGAATCGACTCCCTTCTATCCAAGGAGTCCGTACGGTGCTGCCAAGGTCTATTCCTACTGGATTACGGTGAACTATCGGGAGGCGTACAATCTCTTTGCCTGCAACGGCATCCTGTTCAACCATGAATCGCCGCGACGTGGGGAAACCTTCGTGACGCGGAAGATCACCAAGGCCGCTGCCCGCATCAAGCTGGGTGTCCAAGAAGATTTGTTTCTGGGAAATCTGGAAGCCAAGCGCGATTGGGGATATGCCGGCGATTATGTCGAAGCCATGTGGATGATGCTGCAAGCTCCGACTCCGGACGATTATGTCATCGCGACGGGCGAAACGCACACAGTAAAGGAAATGTTGGAGTTGACGTTTGACCGGTTGCAATTGGATTGGAAAAAACACGTGAAGATCGATGCCAAGTACTACCGTCCGACTGAGGTTGATCTACTCATCGGTGATGCCGGCAAGGCCAAGAAACAACTCGGGTGGCAACCCAAGGTACGGTTCGACGAGCTGATCGCCATGATGGTAGACGCGGATCTCGCGGCGGAGCGAGAGAGATTGGAAGGGGTCGGTAGAAAACATTGAGACTTGGGTGTCCTCATGTCTTTCTGGTCCAATAAGTGCGTCGTTGTCACAGGGGGAGCCGGATTTCTTGGGTCGTTCGTCGTCGGCCAGTTGCGCGCGAAAGGATGCCGGCAGATCGTGGTGCCGCGAAGCAAGGATTACGATTTGGTCCAGATGGAGGCGGTGAAGCGATTGTATAGCGACGCGAAGCCCGACATGGTGATCCATCTGGCAGCTCGTGTCGGTGGCATCGGGGCCAACCAGGCCAATCCAGGTCGGTTTTTCTACGATAACTTGATGATGGGCACACAGCTGATCGAGGTGGGCCGCCAGCTGGGGCTGAAAAAGTTCATCGCAACGGGAACCATTTGCGCCTATCCGAAATTTGCTCCGATTCCATTCAAGGAGGATGACATCTGGAACGGGTACCCTGAAGAAACCAATGCTCCGTACGGGCTGGCGAAAAAAATGATGTTGGTGCAGGTACAGGCCTATCGGCAGCAATACGGTTTTAATTCGATCGTGCTCTTCCCCGTAAATCTCTATGGGCCGCGCGACAACTTTGATCTCGAAACCTCTCACGTCATTCCGGCACTCATCCGCAAATGCGTGACGGCAAAGGAAACAGGACAGGCATCGATTAGCCTGTGGGGGGATGGCTCGCCGACTCGAGAATTCCTCTATGTCGAGGATGCCGTGGAAGGCATTCTGCTCGCAGCTGAACAGTATGATGGTGACCTACCCATCAACCTGGGAACCGGTGAAGAAATCTCGATTCGTCATCTGGCCGGCATGATCGCAGCCGAAGTAGGGTTCACCGGCCAAGTGAATTGGGATACCACCAAGCCGAACGGCCAACCGCGTCGCTGTCTTGATGTTAGTCGAGCCAAGCAGCTTTTCGGATTTCAAGCCCGACATAGCTTGCGCGATGGATTGAAAAAGACGACCCAGTGGTTTCAAGACAACCGTCAGGCGATACGGGAAGTGCGGTTCTAGATCTCTCTCCCAAGTCGGCTCATTCCAGCGGGAACTCGTGTGGATGTGCCGACATCGGCTTTGCGACCCATGGCGCTCGCCAAAAACTGGAACCATTGCACGAAGCTCCAAGTCAGCTACAATCGGTGGACGACAAAGTTGAATCGGCCTGCAATGTGAGGTTTTGAGTGAAGCGCATCGATCTCATCGCCGGAGCACGGCCCAATTTCATGAAAATCGCGCCGATCATCGAGGTATTGAACGCCGCCGAGCGGCGTGGCGGACAGTTGCGGTACCGATTGATTCATACGGGCCAGCATTATGATCGTGCCATGTCCGGGAGTTTCTTCGAGGAACTAGGGATTCCCGACCCGGATATCAACCTCGGGGTGGGATCCGGCACTCAGGCCGAACAAACCGCCGGTATCATGGTCGGGTACGAAAGGGTCTTGTTGAAGGACAAAAGCGACCTCTGTCTTGTCGTCGGTGATGTCACGTCCACGATGGCCTGTTCCATCGCGGCGCGAAAGCTGGGTGTGGCGGTGGCCCATGTCGAGGGCGGCATTCGATCCGGGGATTGGACCATGCCGGAGGAAATCAATCGAGTGGTGACTGACTCCATCACCAACTGGTTTTTCACGACGAGCGAGACGGCCAACGACAATCTGCGTTGCGCCGGTGTGAGCGATGACCGGATCTTTTTCGTCGGCAACACCATGATCGATACATTGATGAAGCATCTTCCACGTTTGCGGCCGCCGACCTGTTGGCATTCGCTGAAACTTGAATCGCAGAAATACTTTGTGGTGACGCTGCATCGACCGGCGAATGTCGATGGAGCACAGCAGCTCCTGTCGCTGCTCCGCGCCATCGCTGAAGGCACCAGAGGACTGCCCGTGGTATTTCCCGTACATCCCCGGACCGCGAAAAATCTCCTGGAACTCGACAGTGCGACACCCCAGCTTCACTATGTCGATCCACTGAGCTATTTGGAATTTAATTATCTCGTCAAGCATGCCACAGGAGTGATTACCGATTCGGGGGGCATCACCGAAGAAACAACGGTGCTCGGAGTGCCGTGCCTGACCCTTCGTGATAACACCGAGCGACCGGAGACCATTTCCATCGGGACAAACGAACTGATCGGGACTGATCCAAACAAACTTTCTCCCGCGCTCGCGCGATTAATGGCAGGAGAATGGAAGAAGGGCTCAGTTCCTCCGCTGTGGGACGGAAAGACTGCGGAACGGATTGTAGAGCATTTGGAGCGGGTGTTGAACGATAGGTAGTTCATGGTTGGTTCCATGCGGAGCCGCCTCATTCAAGTTATGCCTGATATCGCAATCCATCAATCAACCAGTATAGTCAAGTCCTGAATAGCGCACGAGTCTCTGTCCGTTCTAGTTAGTGCAGGGCTGTACGGTCTCACATTCGTTCATGGACGACGGCGTTTCATGATCAGTTTCACAACTTTCCTACTCATCGCATCATTCAAGGCACCCGATTCGACACAAATCGTACTGTTATAAAAAACAGTTTTAAGTTGCCACGTGTAGGTAGAGCCAATACGATCTCAGCAGCTTTCCTAACTAAATCTGCATCCATCGTGTCAGCAGTGGAGGTGCATAACTTGTTATGGTATCTGTCAAAAACCTGAATGAGTCCGATGCCATTGTCATTCGTGCTTCTCTAGAGATGAGTAGCGCGAGCAGGGTCCCAACGAACTCTATCATTGATCTCTGGAGGCACGTTTTCCATCTCATTGCCTGTGCGTTCCTGGCAAGACCAACGTCGTCTTATATTCGGGCTATGGTGATACTGGTATTGTCCGTGGCTGTCTTAGCCGAGCTGAGCGGAATAGCTCAAGCAGCAAGCAACTCAGGTCGGCTCGATAGCGCGTCTGTAGATGCACAGCGTGTGTTGGAAAGAGGAATCCAGCACTTTGGGTCAGAATTCATTCGAACTCAAAGGTCAGGGAACTCGCTTCGCTTGAGATCTGAGGCGTACGCCGAGGTTGGTGTGGGAACGCAGCTTAGGGCCGCTGGCGGAACAATTTCATTTTGGGTGTACCCACTCTGGAAGGAAGACGACCGCACGTCACACACCTTTGTGTCCTTGGCTTGGAATGACCCCAAGAAGAGTTACTTGGCTATAACACTCGGGTGGTGGGAGCCGCAAGGGCGCAATCGTCTTTATTTCATCGTGAGCAACCAAGAATCCATTCATTGCTCCCTGCCATATGAATTCGAGCGCGACGCGTGGACGATGGTCACCGCAGTGTGGGAGGCAGGAGCGAACGGTAATTGCAAGCTTTTTATCAACGGCGGAAAAGTGGCCACTCGAGATCAATCGTTCGTCGGTGACTATTCCGGCCTGGGCCCTCTGTATCTTGGAAGTGATAGGGGGACGACCCAAGTATCGGGACGCAGCGCCAACGCGCTACTGGATGAGCTTCTGCTGTACTCCCGACCATTCAGTGAGGAAGAGGCGAAGAGAACATACGAGGATCAAGAGAAGGATCAGGAGGGGGCAACCGCGAGAAAGTGGAGATGGCTTGATGAAGGATTGGCAATTCAGAAGCCGCTTGTCCGATCAAGAGGAGGAGAGGTGCAGGAAAGCCGCGTGATTTTCGACGAAGATATGCACTGGGCCGTATCAAAAGAGAGTGCAGATGCCATTCTTAGTCGAGTCAAGGCGGCTGGATTCAACGTGTACATTCCATGTGTGTGGCACGGCAACGGCGCATATTACCCGACCCCGCTGGCGGAGCCGGATCCCAAGCTCGCCGCCGTCGTTTCTGTATATGACCCGTTGGCCTATTTGATCCAGAAGGCCCATTCGCTTGGGATAGAGGTCCATCCT is part of the Nitrospira sp. genome and encodes:
- a CDS encoding GDP-L-fucose synthase; translation: MSFWSNKCVVVTGGAGFLGSFVVGQLRAKGCRQIVVPRSKDYDLVQMEAVKRLYSDAKPDMVIHLAARVGGIGANQANPGRFFYDNLMMGTQLIEVGRQLGLKKFIATGTICAYPKFAPIPFKEDDIWNGYPEETNAPYGLAKKMMLVQVQAYRQQYGFNSIVLFPVNLYGPRDNFDLETSHVIPALIRKCVTAKETGQASISLWGDGSPTREFLYVEDAVEGILLAAEQYDGDLPINLGTGEEISIRHLAGMIAAEVGFTGQVNWDTTKPNGQPRRCLDVSRAKQLFGFQARHSLRDGLKKTTQWFQDNRQAIREVRF
- the gmd gene encoding GDP-mannose 4,6-dehydratase, translating into MKKALITGITGQDGSYLSEFLLGRGYEVYGIVRRSSSFNTGRIDPIYEDPHVPHRRLHLIYGDLNDASSLNRILRTVQPDEIYNLGAQSHVRVSFDIPEYTGEITGLGTIRLLEAIRESGLKPKFYQASSSEMFGKVLEVPQRESTPFYPRSPYGAAKVYSYWITVNYREAYNLFACNGILFNHESPRRGETFVTRKITKAAARIKLGVQEDLFLGNLEAKRDWGYAGDYVEAMWMMLQAPTPDDYVIATGETHTVKEMLELTFDRLQLDWKKHVKIDAKYYRPTEVDLLIGDAGKAKKQLGWQPKVRFDELIAMMVDADLAAERERLEGVGRKH
- the wecB gene encoding UDP-N-acetylglucosamine 2-epimerase (non-hydrolyzing), with protein sequence MKRIDLIAGARPNFMKIAPIIEVLNAAERRGGQLRYRLIHTGQHYDRAMSGSFFEELGIPDPDINLGVGSGTQAEQTAGIMVGYERVLLKDKSDLCLVVGDVTSTMACSIAARKLGVAVAHVEGGIRSGDWTMPEEINRVVTDSITNWFFTTSETANDNLRCAGVSDDRIFFVGNTMIDTLMKHLPRLRPPTCWHSLKLESQKYFVVTLHRPANVDGAQQLLSLLRAIAEGTRGLPVVFPVHPRTAKNLLELDSATPQLHYVDPLSYLEFNYLVKHATGVITDSGGITEETTVLGVPCLTLRDNTERPETISIGTNELIGTDPNKLSPALARLMAGEWKKGSVPPLWDGKTAERIVEHLERVLNDR
- a CDS encoding family 10 glycosylhydrolase, producing MVILVLSVAVLAELSGIAQAASNSGRLDSASVDAQRVLERGIQHFGSEFIRTQRSGNSLRLRSEAYAEVGVGTQLRAAGGTISFWVYPLWKEDDRTSHTFVSLAWNDPKKSYLAITLGWWEPQGRNRLYFIVSNQESIHCSLPYEFERDAWTMVTAVWEAGANGNCKLFINGGKVATRDQSFVGDYSGLGPLYLGSDRGTTQVSGRSANALLDELLLYSRPFSEEEAKRTYEDQEKDQEGATARKWRWLDEGLAIQKPLVRSRGGEVQESRVIFDEDMHWAVSKESADAILSRVKAAGFNVYIPCVWHGNGAYYPTPLAEPDPKLAAVVSVYDPLAYLIQKAHSLGIEVHPWFTIMRRENVLHPSYFGDGVPDGAYDVHNPEFRKFIIDLMVDLVRRYDVDGVNLDYIRAMGLCTSDSCQDDYRRFTGVSLWTDYYQRGIVGSARGRLEQWQDSAVREIVYAFSTRAREIKPNLLISVDGHPKPNTESRPLEGRDEVGWLNEGLIDVIFAMDYRETIDYKTIDAVRKDLRRPEQLIVLFGNYDRLHKTAPAVPRKGVLVAKYASYAQRRWSSLGIGFYIYAQMSDDQVSALRGGPFKEEAVPSWRLLKRQQTDAVSVRTLQGLGIR